The proteins below come from a single Prolixibacter sp. NT017 genomic window:
- a CDS encoding C40 family peptidase has product MNKIWYILLLAFLAACSSPAEQENVQKVISSVQEKYAPDHREALFQVTSEKRGDEVILKGETNLPDAKFELMNTLGDNGVKTVDSIEVLPQKQLGDRNWALVNLSVANIRSNPRHSAELATQALLGTPVRVLKKHHGWYYIQTPDNYLGWVDSWGIHRENEAGMNQWRNAKRVIFTADYGLIRTQPDATSQPVSDVVMGCILEQTATNGKYAEVSFPDGRKGYLPQSELRNFTEWENNVKPDRAAICKLAHLFVGRPYLWGGTSPKAMDCSGFVKTVYFNFGIILARDASLMVRHGKPVTLKNAKPGDLLFFGYHGKNGPRVTHTGLYLGEMNIEHSAGRVRLSSLDSTKSNYFTYAPGYMVGMRDVIDSIDTKGIVSVKNHPWY; this is encoded by the coding sequence ATGAATAAAATCTGGTATATCCTTTTACTGGCCTTTCTGGCCGCCTGTTCGTCTCCTGCTGAACAGGAGAATGTGCAAAAAGTAATTTCCTCTGTGCAGGAAAAATATGCGCCCGATCACCGGGAGGCACTTTTTCAGGTGACTTCCGAGAAGCGTGGAGACGAGGTCATTTTAAAAGGGGAAACGAATTTGCCCGATGCGAAATTCGAATTGATGAACACGCTCGGTGATAACGGCGTGAAAACGGTCGATTCCATCGAGGTGCTTCCGCAAAAGCAGTTAGGCGACCGCAATTGGGCGCTGGTCAATCTGTCGGTGGCGAATATTCGCAGTAACCCGAGACACTCGGCGGAATTAGCCACACAGGCGCTTTTAGGAACGCCGGTCAGGGTACTGAAAAAACACCATGGATGGTATTACATTCAAACGCCTGATAATTATCTCGGATGGGTCGACAGCTGGGGCATTCATCGTGAAAACGAAGCGGGGATGAACCAGTGGCGAAATGCCAAACGAGTAATCTTTACCGCTGATTATGGTTTGATTCGCACCCAACCCGATGCAACCAGTCAGCCGGTTTCGGATGTGGTAATGGGCTGTATTTTGGAACAAACGGCAACAAACGGCAAGTATGCAGAGGTGAGTTTCCCGGATGGAAGAAAAGGATATCTGCCGCAGTCCGAATTAAGAAATTTCACCGAATGGGAAAACAATGTGAAACCTGACCGGGCCGCGATTTGCAAGCTGGCACACCTGTTTGTCGGGCGTCCGTACCTGTGGGGAGGAACTTCACCGAAAGCGATGGATTGCAGTGGATTTGTGAAGACCGTCTACTTTAATTTTGGTATCATTCTGGCACGCGACGCTTCGCTAATGGTTAGGCATGGCAAACCAGTTACTTTGAAAAATGCCAAGCCGGGAGACCTGCTTTTCTTCGGATACCACGGGAAAAACGGACCGCGCGTTACTCATACCGGATTGTATCTGGGTGAAATGAATATCGAGCATTCTGCCGGCCGGGTACGGCTTAGCAGTCTCGATAGCACCAAAAGCAATTACTTCACATACGCTCCCGGTTACATGGTCGGCATGCGCGATGTGATTGATTCCATTGATACCAAAGGGATTGTTTCAGTAAAAAACCATCCCTGGTATTAA
- a CDS encoding enolase C-terminal domain-like protein has translation MQTNRRNFLKAGLLTGAGVAAAPVLQSCRSTEKRNNMKPGDRLEFSFQPYELQLKHVFTLASSSRTTTPVMLTKIRFGDYVGYGEASMPPYLGESHETAAAFYRKLNLTQFNDPMRMEEIIDYVDNIAPGNHAAKCSIDIALHDLVGKMLDEPWYRLWGFSKEKAPSTSFTIGIDTPEVVKEKTREAAGFNILKIKLGRGTDREIIKAVRSVTDVPVCVDVNQGWEDKQEALDMVHFLNENGCVFVEQPMPKDQPDDVAWLTENSPLPIMADEAVQDLADMKKIYGVYSGVNIKLEKCGGLRHAHMMMNTARTLDMKVMIGCMTATSCAVTAGAQLSPFVDWADLDGNLLIKNDVFEGLKVEKGKIVLPDAPGIGIQKVSDIDI, from the coding sequence ATGCAAACGAACCGTCGTAACTTTTTAAAGGCGGGATTGCTGACCGGAGCTGGCGTAGCAGCTGCTCCCGTTTTGCAGTCGTGCCGGTCAACTGAAAAGAGAAATAACATGAAGCCTGGTGATCGACTTGAATTTAGTTTTCAACCATACGAATTGCAGCTGAAACACGTATTTACGCTGGCTTCTTCGTCGCGGACCACTACCCCGGTGATGCTGACGAAAATCCGGTTTGGTGATTACGTGGGCTATGGCGAAGCATCGATGCCGCCGTACCTGGGCGAATCGCACGAAACGGCTGCTGCCTTCTATCGCAAATTAAATCTGACGCAGTTCAACGACCCCATGCGGATGGAGGAGATCATCGATTATGTCGATAACATCGCTCCCGGAAACCATGCGGCCAAATGTTCCATCGATATCGCCTTGCACGATCTGGTGGGGAAAATGCTGGATGAGCCATGGTACCGCCTGTGGGGATTTTCGAAGGAGAAAGCGCCGTCTACCTCTTTCACCATCGGTATTGATACACCGGAAGTTGTGAAGGAAAAAACCCGTGAGGCAGCTGGCTTCAATATCCTGAAGATAAAACTGGGGCGCGGAACCGATCGCGAAATCATCAAAGCGGTGCGTTCGGTCACCGATGTGCCGGTTTGCGTTGATGTGAACCAGGGATGGGAAGACAAGCAGGAAGCGCTCGATATGGTCCATTTCCTGAATGAGAACGGCTGCGTGTTTGTCGAGCAGCCCATGCCAAAGGATCAGCCGGACGATGTGGCCTGGTTAACGGAAAACAGCCCGTTGCCGATCATGGCTGACGAGGCGGTTCAGGATCTGGCTGACATGAAAAAAATATACGGCGTCTATTCCGGCGTGAACATCAAGCTGGAGAAATGCGGCGGTTTGCGTCATGCACACATGATGATGAACACAGCCCGCACCCTCGATATGAAGGTGATGATTGGCTGTATGACGGCTACTTCGTGTGCCGTGACGGCGGGTGCACAGCTTTCGCCGTTTGTCGATTGGGCCGACCTGGACGGTAACCTGCTCATCAAAAACGATGTGTTCGAAGGCCTGAAAGTGGAAAAAGGGAAAATCGTTCTGCCTGACGCGCCGGGTATTGGCATTCAAAAAGTCTCTGATATCGATATTTAG
- a CDS encoding transglutaminase family protein yields MQKLLFLLVLAVITSACQTPVQKKVEVKDLKQMVHEGHFKKASSLIDSLVKSGALTGKDSAKAVYLKDLMHRIKLDFSKSEKQVREELHRYYPSLTDSQMNAWEQTGALEMRLIDGQKRFFRNAVPNLFRIDSAEAKVKLKVDGPAIDATREFCKVYDKKIVEAGKPLTKHFEFTYTITVKPNEVPCGQVVRCWLPFPRISEPRQDDVKLLSTSQKDFQLAVNKDNLQRSLYMEQFARQDSPVVFSYKASFDTHTQLVSLNPAEAEPYDTTTALYRNYTAQRPPQIIFSDDIRKLTNQIVGEEANPIVKARKIFNWIDSNIPWASALEYSTFDNIPEYVLKYRHGDCGMQTLLFMTMARFAGVPAKWQSGWMIYPVELNLHDWCEVYFEGIGWVPVDPSFGRLNVPQEAVRNFYFGGYDGYRMIVNDGFSQPFTPAKEFPRSEPIDFQRGEVEWSGGNLYFDQWNYHMDIKEVK; encoded by the coding sequence ATGCAAAAACTTCTTTTCCTGTTGGTGTTGGCTGTGATAACTTCAGCCTGCCAGACACCTGTTCAAAAAAAAGTTGAAGTGAAGGATTTGAAACAAATGGTACACGAAGGGCATTTCAAAAAAGCATCGTCGTTGATTGATTCGTTGGTGAAGTCGGGTGCCCTGACAGGAAAAGATTCCGCGAAAGCGGTTTACCTGAAAGATTTGATGCATCGAATTAAATTGGATTTTTCGAAGAGCGAAAAGCAGGTGCGTGAGGAGTTGCATCGCTACTATCCCTCACTGACCGACAGCCAGATGAATGCCTGGGAGCAGACCGGTGCGTTAGAGATGCGCCTCATTGACGGGCAGAAGCGATTCTTCCGGAATGCCGTGCCCAACCTGTTTCGCATCGATTCTGCGGAAGCGAAAGTGAAGCTAAAAGTGGATGGCCCCGCTATCGATGCAACCCGCGAATTCTGCAAGGTGTATGACAAGAAAATAGTGGAGGCAGGAAAACCGCTGACCAAACATTTCGAGTTCACCTACACCATTACGGTCAAGCCGAATGAAGTTCCGTGCGGCCAGGTCGTTCGTTGCTGGCTGCCCTTCCCCCGCATTTCTGAACCGCGGCAGGATGATGTGAAGCTACTATCCACTTCACAGAAGGATTTTCAACTGGCTGTGAATAAAGACAACCTGCAACGTTCGCTCTACATGGAGCAGTTTGCCCGGCAGGATTCGCCGGTGGTTTTTAGCTACAAAGCATCATTTGACACGCACACACAGCTGGTTTCGCTCAATCCGGCGGAAGCCGAACCGTACGATACCACCACTGCACTTTACCGGAATTATACCGCCCAACGGCCACCGCAGATTATTTTCAGCGATGATATCCGGAAACTAACGAACCAAATTGTTGGTGAAGAAGCCAATCCTATCGTGAAAGCACGAAAAATATTCAACTGGATTGACAGCAATATTCCGTGGGCGAGTGCGCTCGAATATTCAACGTTCGATAACATTCCCGAGTATGTACTGAAATATCGTCACGGCGATTGTGGCATGCAGACGCTGTTGTTCATGACCATGGCCCGGTTTGCAGGGGTTCCGGCCAAATGGCAGAGTGGCTGGATGATCTACCCGGTGGAGCTGAACCTGCACGATTGGTGCGAAGTCTATTTCGAAGGAATCGGCTGGGTACCGGTTGACCCGTCTTTCGGTCGGTTGAACGTACCGCAGGAAGCAGTCCGGAATTTCTACTTCGGTGGTTACGATGGCTACCGGATGATTGTCAACGACGGTTTCAGTCAGCCTTTCACTCCGGCCAAAGAATTTCCCCGCAGCGAACCCATCGATTTTCAGCGCGGCGAAGTGGAATGGAGCGGCGGCAATTTATACTTCGATCAGTGGAACTATCATATGGATATCAAAGAGGTGAAGTAG
- a CDS encoding aminotransferase class I/II-fold pyridoxal phosphate-dependent enzyme, translating into MGNKKFDPATRIQRLENFGEYGGVNPSITDSSTFTFMDAQTMIDTFHGETEGCFLYSRHWNPSNKALSDAMAAMEGTEGAWVTGSGMSAITTVLLQLCNAGDHIVTSVTTYGGTYAFLKNYLPKFNIDVTFVNISDLESVEAAIRPNTKLIYTESVTNPMLQVSDIPRLSEITQKHDIQLVVDNTFAPMILSPYSLGADIVVYSMTKFINGKNDCVAGAICASNDFIMAISDVNDGTAMLLGPVLDPMRSSSILKNLHTLHVRMMQHSKNAMYLAKRFREIGLKFSYPGLPEHPDYELMNSIRNEEFGYGGMIAIDMETTGRAARLMELMQKRGVGYHAVSLGYFKTLFSNSGSSTSSEVPEEVQHAMGMSPGLVRFSVGLDHDIESTYNLIHSCLKDLKFI; encoded by the coding sequence ATGGGAAATAAGAAATTTGATCCGGCTACCCGGATTCAGCGGCTGGAGAATTTTGGTGAGTATGGCGGCGTCAATCCGTCGATTACCGACAGCAGCACGTTCACCTTTATGGATGCGCAAACCATGATTGACACCTTTCATGGCGAAACGGAAGGCTGCTTTTTGTATTCGCGCCACTGGAATCCCAGCAACAAAGCCCTATCGGATGCCATGGCGGCCATGGAAGGTACCGAAGGCGCCTGGGTAACCGGCTCGGGGATGAGCGCCATTACCACCGTTCTGCTGCAGTTGTGCAACGCCGGCGACCACATCGTGACCAGTGTAACCACGTACGGAGGAACCTACGCCTTCCTGAAAAACTACCTGCCCAAATTCAACATCGACGTTACGTTCGTGAATATTTCCGATTTGGAATCGGTGGAAGCGGCCATTCGTCCCAACACGAAATTGATTTACACCGAGAGTGTCACCAATCCCATGCTGCAGGTGTCCGACATTCCACGATTGAGCGAAATCACCCAAAAGCACGATATTCAATTGGTGGTCGACAATACGTTTGCACCGATGATTCTTTCGCCTTATTCGCTGGGAGCGGATATTGTTGTCTATTCGATGACCAAGTTCATCAACGGGAAAAACGACTGTGTGGCCGGAGCCATCTGTGCAAGTAACGACTTTATCATGGCCATTAGCGACGTGAATGATGGAACCGCCATGTTGCTGGGACCGGTGCTCGATCCGATGCGCTCTTCCAGTATCCTGAAGAACCTGCACACACTTCATGTGCGGATGATGCAACACAGCAAAAACGCCATGTACCTGGCCAAGCGGTTCCGGGAAATTGGTTTGAAGTTTAGCTATCCGGGCCTGCCGGAGCATCCCGACTATGAGCTGATGAACAGCATCCGGAATGAAGAGTTCGGCTACGGCGGTATGATTGCCATCGACATGGAAACGACCGGGCGGGCAGCTCGGTTGATGGAGTTGATGCAGAAAAGAGGCGTGGGTTACCATGCGGTGAGCCTGGGTTATTTCAAAACCCTGTTCAGCAATTCCGGCAGTTCCACCAGCAGCGAGGTGCCCGAAGAGGTACAGCATGCCATGGGTATGTCGCCCGGCCTGGTTCGTTTTTCGGTTGGCCTGGACCATGATATCGAAAGCACGTACAATTTGATTCACTCGTGCCTGAAGGATTTGAAATTTATATAG
- a CDS encoding DUF6261 family protein yields MKKYILKSLLTVDNTIYLSENLLRIIKALLETDSRLKVLSDKLVAAYNRMVINKKRNSASALTQKKAELDQRRDQGFISLRDILHGMAVGLIPENAEKALSLYRVFEGVGTTSYAAGYKDQTASLSSLFSELDKPERQTALTDLALLPYYEALKTAEDDFVEVDKQKLDESTENEQKYEPALEIMVDMVSALTDLVGYMELSSTLDAATYGDAFNQIVTVINEVNATARARQTSKESDTVEEIEN; encoded by the coding sequence ATGAAAAAGTACATTTTAAAATCACTGCTGACCGTTGACAATACGATTTACTTATCGGAAAACCTGCTTCGGATAATTAAAGCGTTGCTGGAAACGGACAGCAGACTGAAAGTCCTAAGTGATAAACTGGTGGCTGCCTATAACCGGATGGTCATCAATAAGAAACGGAACAGCGCCAGCGCCCTGACGCAAAAGAAAGCCGAACTGGACCAGCGACGCGACCAAGGCTTCATCTCGCTGCGCGACATCCTGCATGGAATGGCGGTTGGACTGATTCCGGAGAATGCAGAGAAGGCGCTGTCGCTTTACCGTGTTTTTGAGGGCGTGGGAACGACCTCGTATGCGGCCGGCTACAAAGACCAAACGGCCTCGCTGTCGTCGCTGTTCTCGGAGCTAGACAAACCGGAGCGGCAGACCGCGTTAACGGATTTGGCTCTTCTGCCTTACTACGAGGCATTGAAAACGGCTGAGGACGACTTCGTGGAGGTTGATAAACAGAAGCTGGATGAATCGACGGAGAATGAGCAGAAATACGAGCCGGCCCTGGAAATCATGGTGGATATGGTTTCGGCCCTCACCGATTTGGTGGGTTACATGGAGCTAAGCAGTACGCTCGACGCAGCTACTTACGGCGATGCCTTTAACCAGATAGTGACGGTGATTAACGAAGTGAACGCCACAGCCCGCGCCCGGCAGACCAGTAAAGAGAGTGATACGGTAGAAGAAATCGAAAATTGA